The Petrotoga mobilis SJ95 genomic sequence TATTTCTTTTATCTTATTTTCAACAAAATCCATCAAGGTCCAAGAACCTTTCAAACCACATATACCCTGAATGAAATTTTTCAATATATCAATTCCGAATTCAGTATGTCTAACTTCGGGGTGAAATTGGATGCAGTATATATTTTCTGATTCGTTTTCAAAAGAAGAGATGATATTGTTTGAGGTGAGAGAAGTAATTTTAAATTTCTCAGGAACTTTAGTTACCATATCCTTGTGGCTCATCCAAACGTTAAACGTACTGGGAATCTTTTTAAACAAGAGGGATTGATCGGTTATGTTAATCTTCGTTTTTCCATACTCAGCTATACCTCTTTGTTCAACCTTCCCGCCAAGTTTCTTCGCTATAAGTTGCATTCCATAACAAATACCTAAAATAGGTAGTTCAGCGTTCAAAATTTCATCTGATATATCGGGTGCATCGATATTATAAACACTGTCAGGTCCACCGGATAAGATTATGCCTTTCACATTGCTAAGGGATATATTATCGTCATACTGAATTACTTCTGAAAATACCCCCAGATCCCTAATCCTTTTTGCTAAAAGCTGAGTGTACTGAGAACCATAATCGATAACAAGAATCTTTTCCATTGAAGAACCTCCGAAAACGAAATGTTTTGATTATAACATTATAACCCTTTGCTTTTTATCAGGTTCATATGAAGATAAATCCCTGTTTTTGAATAATAAGGTGTAAATATTACTTGCCAAAAAATCGTATTCAATCTGATTTAAATAGATTTCAGGAATACTTTGATACCTTTTTTTGCTTGATAATAAATTGTCGTTTAATCTATTATATATTTTTCTGTATGTCGATGGGGTAGTAATAATTGGATAAGCAGAAAGATCTTTCATTTTACCAAGTAACTCTTGCCCCTTCTCTGTGAAGGCTAAAACCCTTAAATATTGTGGTCCGTGATTGTTGTATAATTTCACGTCTCTTTCTTTTAAATCAAAAAAAATCTTTAAAAGCGTTCTTTTTACTCGCGTCAACGTAAACCTTTTCGTCTTGACGTGGTTTACTAATTCTGTGAGGTTGGAACTTATTTTCGAAAATTTTGAATATCTAGTTTCTAATCCTTCTTTTACACCGTCTATTTGTATTAATTCTTCTTTTTTCATCATTCGCAGCTTACCTAAAATCATATCTCTCATATCTTCAAACATGATTGGAGCCTTACCTTTCTCAATCTCCCTGCGAAGAACTTCATATGAAAGGGATGGAACCCCCTGTCTAACTTTGTTCATCTCGTTTTTTTCTATAAGATTTCGTATCGCAGTGGCACTGGAAATTTCACCTGTGAATTCTTTTTGATTATATTCAGCTTTTATTCTTTGAATAGTGTGTGGAATAATCTTTGAATCATATAATTTTAAGGCATTTAAATACTCTAAACCTAAGATATCGTTTGATTGTTCTAATATGTCTATCACATTGGGTTCGTAATTTGAAGATTCTAAATACTCGACTAAGGCAAACTTTCGAGCATTTGGAAAAGATAAACCTTTTTTTAAATGTTTATTGAGTAACTTTTTAAAAGTTTTGGGTTGTTCGTATAAAATGTTCGATATTTTATCCAAAACTTCTAAATTACTCGATTCACTACCAAAAACTATATCTGTAACAACATTGGTTCTCTCTAATACGCCTATGGACCCCATAGCGAAGCCACTTGCATCTTGTATACAATAGACAAAAGGCAATTCGAAGACGATGTCTACTCCCATATTTACCGCAACTTCTGCACGCGAAAACTTATCCAAGATCGCAGGTTCTCCTCTTTGGACAAAATTCCCACTCATCACAGCGATTGTGTAATCAGGGTTAATTAAAGTTTTAGCTTCTCTCAAATGATGAAGGTGTCCATTATGAAAGGGATTGTATTCAACAACTACACCTAAAACTTTCAAAATTGGTCTCCTTATGTAAAATATTGCCTTTTATATTTATTATACCAGATTTGTGTACGTCATTTGCAAACATCATTTGCGAAGCAAATGAGCTATTGGTAATTATTTCTAAGGCATTACAAAAAGGCGTTTTGCACAGGGCGGCAAAAGCTTCGCAAATGAGAATAAGGATGCTGTTTCAAAAGCATTACAAAAAAACGTTTTGCACAGGGCGATACATCATTTGCTCCGCAAATGAGGGTTTGGATGTTGTTTCAAAAGCATTACGAATAAAGCGTTTTGCAAAAAGCAGCAAAATTAATTTAGTATTTAATAAATTATAAAATAAATATGTTAAAATTATAAAAAGCAAATTAATAGATATATTTAAAAAAGGAGTAGAAAGACTTGTGAATATTTTACTTTCAAATGATGATGGAATAATGTCTCCAGGTATTATCACACTAAAAACTTATCTCCAGCAAAAGCATGATGTTTACGTTGTCGCTCCCGACATCGAAAGAAGTGCAACAGGGCATGGAATTACAGTGAGAAACCCTCTTTGGGCTAAAAAAGTTAAGTTTGGAGATACTTTCTTTGGTCACGCAGTGAATGGAACACCTGCCGATTGTGTTAAAATTGGATTAGACGCGATATATAAAGACATACATTTCGACGTGGTAATCTCCGGTATAAATAGGGGAGCCAATCTTGGAACAGATGTCCTTTATTCTGGTACCGTTTCTGCGGCGTTGGAAGGCGCTGTTGGTGGTTATCCTTCTATCGCTGTTTCATGTGTTGACTTTTCCAATCCTAACTTTGAAGATGGAGCAAAGGTTGTTTTGAACATATTGGAAAAATTAGATTTGAACAATTGGCCAGAATTTACTACATTAAATGTCAATATCCCAAAAATCCCTTACGATGAAATGAAGGGGATAAAAATTACCAAGCAGAGTAGAAGAAGATACCAAGATTACTTTGAAGAAAGAAAAGATCCTTTTGGGAATTCTTATTATTGGATGTTGGGAAATATCATAGAAGATGATAACGATGACAATTCAGATTACAACGTAATAAATCAAGGTTATGTTGCTGTAACGCCGCTAAGTGTTTTCATGACAAAATATGATTTTATAGATGAATTAAAATCTTGGTTGGAGGTTTAAAAAGATGGAAATTAGACTTATTGGGGACCCTGTTTTAAGAAAAAGGGCAAAAAAAGTGGAAAATTTCGATGACAATTTAAAAGATGTCGTTGATGAGATGTTTTCTACAATGTATCTATACGATGGAGTAGGTTTAGCTGCACCTCAAGTGGGAATATCTTTGAGGTTTTTCATCATGGATTC encodes the following:
- a CDS encoding nucleotidyltransferase yields the protein MKVLGVVVEYNPFHNGHLHHLREAKTLINPDYTIAVMSGNFVQRGEPAILDKFSRAEVAVNMGVDIVFELPFVYCIQDASGFAMGSIGVLERTNVVTDIVFGSESSNLEVLDKISNILYEQPKTFKKLLNKHLKKGLSFPNARKFALVEYLESSNYEPNVIDILEQSNDILGLEYLNALKLYDSKIIPHTIQRIKAEYNQKEFTGEISSATAIRNLIEKNEMNKVRQGVPSLSYEVLRREIEKGKAPIMFEDMRDMILGKLRMMKKEELIQIDGVKEGLETRYSKFSKISSNLTELVNHVKTKRFTLTRVKRTLLKIFFDLKERDVKLYNNHGPQYLRVLAFTEKGQELLGKMKDLSAYPIITTPSTYRKIYNRLNDNLLSSKKRYQSIPEIYLNQIEYDFLASNIYTLLFKNRDLSSYEPDKKQRVIML
- the surE gene encoding 5'/3'-nucleotidase SurE, giving the protein MNILLSNDDGIMSPGIITLKTYLQQKHDVYVVAPDIERSATGHGITVRNPLWAKKVKFGDTFFGHAVNGTPADCVKIGLDAIYKDIHFDVVISGINRGANLGTDVLYSGTVSAALEGAVGGYPSIAVSCVDFSNPNFEDGAKVVLNILEKLDLNNWPEFTTLNVNIPKIPYDEMKGIKITKQSRRRYQDYFEERKDPFGNSYYWMLGNIIEDDNDDNSDYNVINQGYVAVTPLSVFMTKYDFIDELKSWLEV